One genomic segment of Aquipluma nitroreducens includes these proteins:
- a CDS encoding CPBP family intramembrane glutamic endopeptidase, translating into MDSSSIKNEPEMNSFKISGIQKIAAVLVGFAILFSVYHFPEILQNHYQKPLILLFESCMLLFTFVAFIIGKQKFKNGFRMYGLGGFRQHLGNLAKGLIIGIVISVLANLIPVWLGWSEMSVHLDWNQVLFQILLFAIGTLLPSLAEDILTRGYLKAFWPERWNTNRLILLSAVVYVLNHIFRINKPDVMLYLFILGLFLMWAFIATGSLWLTLGIHWGSNIAYQFFTNVVTTDSLKETGMENYILAGCYALGFGLVIVLYKKHFFNYKTD; encoded by the coding sequence ATGGATTCTTCATCAATTAAAAATGAACCTGAAATGAATAGTTTTAAGATATCAGGCATTCAAAAAATTGCAGCTGTACTCGTTGGCTTCGCAATTTTGTTTTCAGTTTACCATTTTCCGGAAATCCTGCAAAATCACTATCAAAAGCCACTCATTTTACTATTTGAGTCGTGTATGTTGCTGTTTACCTTTGTGGCATTTATCATCGGCAAACAGAAGTTTAAAAATGGGTTCAGGATGTACGGTCTTGGGGGATTTCGACAGCATCTGGGTAATCTGGCAAAAGGTTTAATCATCGGAATTGTCATCTCTGTTTTGGCAAACCTGATACCAGTCTGGTTGGGTTGGAGCGAAATGTCTGTTCATTTGGATTGGAATCAAGTTCTGTTTCAAATATTGTTATTTGCGATTGGAACTTTATTGCCATCACTAGCCGAAGATATACTTACCAGAGGCTACCTGAAAGCTTTCTGGCCTGAAAGATGGAACACAAATCGATTGATTCTCTTGTCTGCAGTTGTTTACGTGCTTAATCACATTTTCAGGATAAATAAGCCAGATGTCATGTTGTATTTGTTTATTCTGGGACTGTTCCTGATGTGGGCGTTTATTGCAACAGGTAGCCTTTGGCTTACTTTAGGTATTCATTGGGGAAGTAATATCGCCTATCAATTTTTCACCAATGTGGTTACAACAGATTCATTGAAGGAAACCGGGATGGAGAATTATATTTTGGCAGGATGTTATGCTTTAGGTTTTGGCTTGGTTATCGTGCTTTATAAAAAGCATTTTTTCAATTATAAAACAGACTAA
- a CDS encoding peroxiredoxin: MAERKLQIGDQLPHFILNDENHQPVDISMFKGKYLIIYFYPKDDTPGCVKEACSFRDSFQDLVDVGAVVYGVSNDRPDTHAQFKAKYRLPFSLLSDNGGELRKLLGVPSDLFGLLPGRVTYVFDPEGRLIREFKSQLSPEKHVKEALKMILGKV, encoded by the coding sequence ATGGCAGAACGTAAACTTCAAATTGGAGACCAGCTTCCACATTTTATTCTGAACGATGAAAATCACCAACCGGTTGATATTTCAATGTTTAAAGGAAAATACCTGATTATTTATTTTTATCCCAAAGACGACACTCCCGGATGTGTTAAGGAAGCTTGCAGTTTTCGCGATTCGTTTCAGGATTTGGTTGACGTAGGTGCGGTAGTTTATGGTGTAAGTAATGACCGGCCAGATACACATGCTCAGTTTAAAGCCAAATACAGGTTGCCTTTCTCGTTGCTATCTGATAACGGTGGCGAGTTACGTAAACTACTCGGTGTTCCTTCCGATTTGTTCGGTTTGCTTCCCGGCAGGGTTACCTACGTTTTCGATCCTGAAGGCCGATTAATCCGCGAATTTAAATCGCAGTTGTCGCCCGAGAAGCATGTAAAAGAAGCGCTAAAGATGATTCTTGGGAAAGTTTAG